The following DNA comes from Castor canadensis chromosome 15, mCasCan1.hap1v2, whole genome shotgun sequence.
cagccaggtatggtagtatatgcctgtaatcccagcactcaggcggctgaggtaggaggctcttgagttgcaggccagcctgggttatagtgacaccctggctcaaaaaatattaatttttccttaaacAGTCCAAACagcccaatttttaaaatttaactctcTTGTGTTCCTTCTATTTTTCATGTTCCAAAATAATGGGTGAGACATTAGATATAAATTGAGTGTATTTACACTGACTTCTAACAGCCAAAGCAATATCAAGAGTTATCAGAACTTTCCCTGGCTGTGgcagctcacacatgtaatcccagctactcaggaggtggagacaagaTAACCATCTGAGGCCAAGCCAGGAAATagttaggagaatcacagtcagAAGTTGACCTGGGCAAAGGCTTGTGATCTTACctgacaaacaaactaaaaacaaaaggattgggaCCATAGTTCAATGgttaagtgcttgcctagcaaacataggctctgagttcaatcctcataGAATTCTCCATTCTATTCTCagcaatcacaaaaaaaaaaaaaaaaaagccttctcaCCTCCTTTCAGCACCACCAACCTCTCCCACCCTGTTCCTCTACCCTGACCCAAAACTACAAACACCTTTCTGAAAGCCCAAATTGGGGACAATACTTAGGACTTGACTAAAGCCCTGGCCCTACCATGATGTCATGGATGTTTTTCCAACCTGAGCCTCTGTTTTATCATGTTAGAAAAGTGGAGGGCAATAGCTCCTTATATTCCTATCAGATTCCCAAGACTCCTCTTTGCAACTTTCCCTTCCCAAAATCTGCTCAAGAAAGGATAAAAGGTTAAAGTGATGGAtgtgctaattaccctgatttgatctttACACAATGAATACATGAAGTGACACATCACATTGTACCCGTCAATATGTACAATTATCATGCCCATCAAAAAAATCTGCTCCTTCTCAGGGCCCAGCTTAACCCCTGACCTCACACTAAAGGCTAATGACGGAATATTTGTATCTGCATTTCGCTAAAGCTCCACTGGTGCCGTCCTTACACCTGAGCAATAGCAGTCTAGGTGCAATGAGGTACCACATTgttgggagggtgggagggaatgGGGTCCTCAGTTCTATCAAGGTAGATGCCTAGACCTCGTGTCCAAAGCTGACCTTACACTTACTATTAACACAAATGTTGGTTTTGAAAAGTTCAGTAAAATATGAAATCCAAGGTCATGGAGACCCTCAAAacaaaactcattttctttttcttctctagtCTCAGGTCTTTAACACTTGGTTAACATGAGGACTTCCTGTGTGCTCAGCAACCACCAAATATTTCTAGAGCACCAAGACTTCAGGCTTCATTTTTGagtgaactttttttctttttggacagGGTcatactatgtagctcaggctggccttgaacttgtgatcctcttggcttagacttccaagtgctggaagCACAGGCACAGCCACCATGCCTCCCtttgggtagatttttaaatagcCTAAGAGCTCTTCCTTGATTAGATAAAGACAGTGAAAGAAAAGTTGGCTTAATCTAGTGTCCTAAGGACTAGAAAAATTAGTATTCAAACCAAAGGAGACCagacttcattttgtttttcatttacaaGTTTTACTTATATTTAAGATATTTCTCTAACATTTAAGATACTTCTCTAACAGTTTTAAAAAAGGGTCAAATACAAACATTGGAACACAAATGCCAGTAATTATTAAAGAACATGGTTAATGATTGTCCTAAGAAAATGCTcagtaagaaatattttctgaggCAAGTTAGACAGCAGAAGCcagaggagggagggacagaggcatAGATGCTCCAGAAACTGCCACAGAGCAGCCCAAACATGCTGGCCTCAAGGCTATGCATCACAAGATATACCCCccagccttgatcctcctgattcaaGGCCAGGcagggttgtttttttgtttgtttttactgtcACTGGAGTCACATTTCAAAGTCATCCTGGATGACTTCATTCCAGGATATTCTGGTTTAACCTGGGAAGTAAAGGCTTCCCAAAAGCTGTCAAATGAAGATAGGTCACCAAGGGTGATGGACAAAAGTTAAGCCAGACTCATTCTGAACACATTCTTGTTGTTGCACAAAGTTATAGTCTTCCTGAACTCAAGTTTAAgctgtttatatttcatttatgtttAAAAGGTGCCAATTCACTTGTGTCTCAACTGAGTTTTGCCCAGTGTGCCTAATACTAGGGAGCTTTTAGGTTCTGAGAAAAATGCTTATATATTGAAATACCTCAAGATTTACCTTTTCATTATAGTAAATTAGCTTTAATGTTACAACACCTCAGAAAGCTCAATCTCAGTAATTTGAACTACCATACTAATTTTAGAACTAATACCATCTTCTGCCTATTTTGACCAATTTTTAAAGTCAACAGCGCTTTATTATTTGCACATAAAATTTCCAAATTATGGCAATATCAAAGTTTCTTACATAAAATCATACATGTCATTTTAAGAACCAAAGCATACTTTCCTAAAATTTACATCTAAAATATTAAATGGTAAATCTCATTGTTTAAATTTTAAGTCTGAAAGTTGAAATATACAAAGAAACAACAAGGACCACTAACTAACCTTTCCAATTGCAGTGTCCTGTAACCTATTTGCTCCAGGAAAGCCACTGCCAAGAACTGTGGTCAGAGACAGCTAGACTGAAATTGAACCAGAAGCAATGCACACATAAAAGGAGCTGAggttcacagtgtgtgtgtgtgtgtgtgtgtgtgtgtgtgtgtgtgtgtgtgtgtgtgtgtgtgtgttgggggagacTAAGAGGGGGAAAGGAGTTAGGCAGACAATAAAATCAGCCATTCTTCTCTCTAAATATATATCAAGTAGAAAGCAGGAAAATCTATTAGGCAGAGAAAAAGCACAGACCTGCTTGGAGACACAAGCGGGAAGTCTGTGTTCTGTCAACTGGTGCAAAGTTACTAAATCAGATATATTTATGATGCAGGCCAGGCTCCAAAGTCAGAATCAGACACTGTATGCCAGGGTTTAGCTGGCATGAAAAACCAAGGGCAAAGAAAATGTCAGACAAGTAGAGAATAGTAgtgattcacatttttttttttttgcagtgctaggaaattaacccagggcctcaaggaCTACCACTTCAGTATgtctctagcccttttgtttctGAGGTAGGGTCTGATTAACTTTGCCTGGCTAatctcgaactcatgatccttctgcctccacctcctaactagctgggattacagctatacACCATTACACCTGACTgtgattcacattttattttgagttaaGGTCTAAGAGATCAGAAGGAACAGTAATAGTTTCAGAATAAAAGGAGTGAGGCTTAAATACCCCAAAATAGAACTTCTTACAGGAAATCAGGTAATTAAGCAGGTACAGTGGAAAGTATACAGAGAAATACCCCAGTTCTTGACAGTTAGCGGAGGCACAGTTAACGTGAGGAAACCAAAGCCGGCTATTTGCTTTTCTGGTTATTTGGCATGAGGGAGAAGAGACAAGGGAAGGATCAACACATGCAGCTGCACTACATTGAAGAGTTCTGTCCGGTGAAGTACAGGAAATTAAAACTGTTGGTTTTGTGGGATAATCGcacaaaaaatatatttgtgtttccaTTTAGGGACACATTTCCTGTTGTTTAAATAACACAGCCACTCATAAGAGGAAATCCATCCCCCAAAAAGGAACGTGGGTTAATTTTCAGGTACCTCAATGActctgcagcccatggaaacCATGACAAGTTACGTTTTTATTTTTGCCCAACTCCTATACTAAATATGGTCTACTTCTTGAGGATTAGTAATGCAATTTATAACAGTCAGAGGCAGGTGTCCCATCTGAGAAGTCTCCCTTCTCCCCATGGCCTCTTAGGGTGCAGACAGAGGCCCTCACCTAGAGGCTGTTCTTCTTCATGTTTTTACTTCTCCAGATTCAGGCTGAATCTTAAATCTACAAACCTCTGATTAAACCTGTCCTGCCTAAATGTCTGACACAACTACCATGTGACCATATTGTCTCTTTTCTTGCCACCACTTGCCACAGGTAAAAGACTCTTTCTAGCAGCCACAGGGTAAGGCTAGGGAGCACAGAAGTAGAGGATTATGTCAGATGGGATTAACAGAAGAATACTTGAGATATATAATCAGAAAAGCTAAATGCTATGAATAACCCCCCAGAGGTTAAGACCGCAGGACATTTTATTAATATAGGAAAGGCCAGGAGTTAAGGATTAGACATAAATTACCTCCTCATACGGCTCAACAGTTCAGGCTTGGAACTTAGTGGCGGGCCCATATACTACCCAAGTAAATTCAGCTAGTCCAGAGGTCTAGATCCTCTAACCCTCAGCTAACAAACAATACACCTAAACGTGCTTACAGTAGGCCAGTTTGCAGGTTTGAGGATTCAGTTTTAAAATGAGCTGAAACAGAACTAGACATGTATTCCAGAATGTATTCACAAGAATAATCAAAAAAGTTAGAATATTGCATAGAAAAGTGTCCTGTCATATAAGTTGCAAACCTAGGCTTTtgtaattaaacaaataaaaaacttcatAGCCTAGATGTGCGTGAATGTGAATTCAGAATTATCAAACTTACAGTTTTTACAGTTGGATCTCAGAAGATCCTGAAGTCTTTTATTCTCAGAAGCATGATTAAATTTACCCTTTGAAAGTTCATGATGACACAGTTTAACCATGACCTTAGAAAGTACTTGTGCTACACGAACCCAAGCCCATTCTGTGGTCTTTATTCTCTGCCCTCTTTGCAGAGGAAATTTGCAAAGATCACAGCTACTGTTATTAaacctaggctgtctttttttcttcttctcatgttAGTCAATTATTCAGTAAGTTCTATCTGCCTGTCTTTTGAACAGTAAGGTTTGAATTGCTCATTTAAGagtaagtgaaaatatttttaaacagcaTTTATGTTAGCCTTGGCAATAGGATAAGAATTTCTTAACTGCCCTTGTAATATTCGTTAATTGAGTCTGAGTTAAAATACACTACAGTGACAGTGATATCGTCCCTGTACATCCTTGCCAAGTCCTCTGGTAACGTCAGCATCGTGGTCAGCCGCTCAGGCTCCATCTCCCCATACTCATTGCTCCCGATGGCATGTCTGATCAGATGCGTTGCTGCGTTCTGGTCAGCCACGTGGAGCCCGTTGGCTTTCCTCTGAAGCAACAGACTCTGCATAAGCCCCAGGTTGGCAGGTCTCTGTGCTAGGTCTGGCTTGTGGTGACCTGCCTTGGACAGATGCCCTACTACAAGCCTGATCACATCCTCATTGCCCAGCATGTCCCACAGGCCATCTGAGGCCAGCACAAGGAACTTATCCTGGGGTCTCAGCCTGTGGTATGTAACTTCAGGCTTGGCAGTCAGATAGGGTGGAGTGTAGTAGTAGGGGGGTGTGAACTGGTAAATGTTGAGGGCGTCAGTATCAAAGCCCCTCTCCAGGACACTGCGCTGTAATTCTTTACTCCACTTCAGTTGTACGTCTCCGAAAGCTCTGCAGGGTATGAGGACACCCAGAAGTCTGTCATCCATGATGAGTGTCCCGTCCTCTGACTCGGGGTGTTCCCTCTTAAGCCGGGACAGCTCAGCCTGGTTCCAGGCATTGTGGTCATTGGTGAGGGGTAGACAAGACCACATGCCATCAGTTTCCTGGACACCCAGGATAGCCCGGCAGTCACCAGCATTTGCCACATGCAAGTGAACTCCACTGATATGGGCCATGCAAGCTGTTGCCCCAGAGAAAGCAACCTGGAGCGATAAGTTTTTTGTCACTTCATCTTCCAGGGGAGCCTGGACTTCTAGCGTGATGTCAGAGTCCAGtctctgaaaggagtactttagTGCTTCCTCAGTATTCAGCCCTATTTCCATATGCAGGTCAAGCAGCTCCTGCCAATAGACACGGAGGTGGTCCACATGCACTGATGTGACATCCTTATAGATACTGTCCCCCGGGTGCTTGAGCCACTGTAGGATGGGCAGCAGGGGCTTCACATTTTCCATCGCTTCCTCCATCTGCTCCAAGGTCTGATGGGACATCAGGGACACTGCTATATAGTAAAAGAGCCTCTCACTTACTGCTTGTGCACATGCATGACCACCATGTCCATCAAAGACACCAAACATCAGGCCCTTGGTCTGCAGACAGGAAGCTACACCTTGCCGGTCTTCTACTGGGGAATTGGCTGCCAACTGGTTGCTCTCAAACCGCAGCACTGAATTTGGGACTCCATCATCCACATCAAGAACCTTGTGGGCTGACTCACCAGCTCGAAGCATTTCATTTACTTGCTCAGGGCTCAGCTGCAAGTGGAAATCCTCTTGTTCAGTTGATGTGTGTCTGTAGGCTTTGGGCAGAGGGAAGCCACCACACGGAGAACTATTTCTTAGGGTGGGTAATGCCCGGGAAAAGAGCCTCCATTTCAAGTGATTCCCATTGGAGACATTCCTTGAGTATAAGCGTCTGCCCCCTTGTAATGTGGCAATGCGGCTCCTTGCAGAATTTAAGATCCAGAAGGACACAGTAGTTGACATTCTGAAACTGTAACAGCAAGTGGAAATTTTTTTAAgcatgaaaactataaagtttAAGAAAGCCTCAAAATTTAATCTCTTAAAAATACCGACTCCTGAAGCATTTGCTAATATCCTGAACAAAAGTGATCTAAACCATTTAAAAGAGTTGGCTAagctcaaaatattaaataaatatcccCCATCCTCATTATAACAAACACATTCCAGGAATCAGGTTTTTATACACTCTGCTTTTACGgagacagactttttttttttttttttttcagtaatgaggtttgaacttggagcttcacacttgctaaac
Coding sequences within:
- the Pdp2 gene encoding pyruvate dehydrogenase [acetyl-transferring]-phosphatase 2, mitochondrial isoform X1, giving the protein MSFRMSTTVSFWILNSARSRIATLQGGRRLYSRNVSNGNHLKWRLFSRALPTLRNSSPCGGFPLPKAYRHTSTEQEDFHLQLSPEQVNEMLRAGESAHKVLDVDDGVPNSVLRFESNQLAANSPVEDRQGVASCLQTKGLMFGVFDGHGGHACAQAVSERLFYYIAVSLMSHQTLEQMEEAMENVKPLLPILQWLKHPGDSIYKDVTSVHVDHLRVYWQELLDLHMEIGLNTEEALKYSFQRLDSDITLEVQAPLEDEVTKNLSLQVAFSGATACMAHISGVHLHVANAGDCRAILGVQETDGMWSCLPLTNDHNAWNQAELSRLKREHPESEDGTLIMDDRLLGVLIPCRAFGDVQLKWSKELQRSVLERGFDTDALNIYQFTPPYYYTPPYLTAKPEVTYHRLRPQDKFLVLASDGLWDMLGNEDVIRLVVGHLSKAGHHKPDLAQRPANLGLMQSLLLQRKANGLHVADQNAATHLIRHAIGSNEYGEMEPERLTTMLTLPEDLARMYRDDITVTVVYFNSDSINEYYKGS
- the Pdp2 gene encoding pyruvate dehydrogenase [acetyl-transferring]-phosphatase 2, mitochondrial isoform X2, translating into MSTTVSFWILNSARSRIATLQGGRRLYSRNVSNGNHLKWRLFSRALPTLRNSSPCGGFPLPKAYRHTSTEQEDFHLQLSPEQVNEMLRAGESAHKVLDVDDGVPNSVLRFESNQLAANSPVEDRQGVASCLQTKGLMFGVFDGHGGHACAQAVSERLFYYIAVSLMSHQTLEQMEEAMENVKPLLPILQWLKHPGDSIYKDVTSVHVDHLRVYWQELLDLHMEIGLNTEEALKYSFQRLDSDITLEVQAPLEDEVTKNLSLQVAFSGATACMAHISGVHLHVANAGDCRAILGVQETDGMWSCLPLTNDHNAWNQAELSRLKREHPESEDGTLIMDDRLLGVLIPCRAFGDVQLKWSKELQRSVLERGFDTDALNIYQFTPPYYYTPPYLTAKPEVTYHRLRPQDKFLVLASDGLWDMLGNEDVIRLVVGHLSKAGHHKPDLAQRPANLGLMQSLLLQRKANGLHVADQNAATHLIRHAIGSNEYGEMEPERLTTMLTLPEDLARMYRDDITVTVVYFNSDSINEYYKGS